A single window of Intrasporangium calvum DSM 43043 DNA harbors:
- a CDS encoding DUF2249 domain-containing protein translates to MTTDPQLDVRSEPPARRHTLILDTYHALTPGAGFELVNDHDPKPLYYQFDAEYKDQFTWDYLEEGPDVWRVRIGRPAA, encoded by the coding sequence ATGACCACCGACCCCCAGCTCGACGTCCGCTCCGAGCCGCCGGCACGTCGCCACACGTTGATCCTCGACACCTACCACGCCCTCACCCCGGGCGCTGGCTTCGAGCTCGTCAACGACCACGACCCCAAGCCGCTCTACTACCAGTTCGACGCCGAGTACAAGGACCAGTTCACCTGGGACTACCTCGAGGAGGGCCCGGACGTCTGGCGGGTCCGCATCGGGCGACCTGCCGCCTGA
- a CDS encoding AMP-binding protein, with product MTVLTGDLTRAPCGLPWVRDLAAHGSARAVVTEHDTLTYAELARRVDAVAESLGTTRRLVLVEGANHLESLIGYLGALAGGHVVLLVPSDSEPARETLRAAYDPDVVIGASGALDVVREGSAHELHPDLALLLSTSGSTGSPKLVRLSWDNLAANADQIATYLNIRETDCAATTLPLHYCYGLSVVHSHLSRGASIALTDLSVVDECFWNLFRAARATTLAGVPYTFELLERVRFGSMDLPSLRYVTQAGGRLDPEQVRHWAEVGQARGWDLFVMYGQTEATARMAYLPPRLALEQPASIGVPVPGGSLEVVDGELVYSGPNVMLGYADSPADLALPRTVERLRTGDLGRRTEAGVYEVTGRSSRFTKVLGHRIDLDQVERGLRLGGHDVRCAGREGLLAVTVAAGEVGPGLVDHGALRRSAARLSGAPPSAIAVVAVPEQPVRANGKTDYAAVLSLVEQLRDRTDGSATARTDTVAALYAAALGRSQVAPSSTFVTLGGDSLSYVEVSIRLEQLLGTLPPSWHVTPVAELEEAAARRPAATHRTVETNVWLRALAIVLIVGTHADVFVLQGTAHALLVLVGYNVVRFALASERARDRLRSLARGATRVVLPTLAVVVPAHLFGGYYETRNLFLANWLLGEERLGPPWRFWFIEALVVALVVAMGLVAVPAVARAERRWPLGLPLALTALAFTLRLPLFPLPGPRMQGSALVVLFLFFLGWSIARASTRRQQWIVTAVAVVSVGTFSGNPARDLLSLAFVLLLIWKPLSRIPVALVPVVQVLAASSLYVYVIHWQVLEHLWGAPVPAFVASLAVGVGYWWVWTNGVDAVRRGVSGLSAGRSAAGREPTIGLSADLLRSY from the coding sequence GTGACTGTGCTGACCGGCGACCTCACCCGGGCGCCTTGCGGACTGCCATGGGTGCGCGACCTCGCCGCCCACGGCTCGGCGCGCGCCGTGGTGACGGAGCACGACACGCTCACCTATGCCGAGCTCGCCCGGCGCGTGGACGCGGTGGCTGAGTCCCTCGGCACGACGCGACGCCTCGTCCTCGTCGAGGGGGCCAACCACCTCGAGAGCCTGATCGGCTACCTGGGGGCTCTTGCGGGGGGCCACGTCGTGCTCCTCGTCCCCAGCGACAGCGAGCCGGCGCGCGAGACGCTCCGAGCGGCATACGACCCGGATGTCGTCATCGGCGCCAGCGGGGCACTCGACGTCGTCCGGGAGGGATCGGCGCACGAGCTGCACCCCGACCTCGCCCTCCTGCTCAGCACCAGCGGCTCGACGGGCTCGCCCAAGCTCGTCCGGCTCTCCTGGGACAACCTCGCGGCCAACGCCGACCAGATCGCGACCTACCTGAACATCCGGGAAACCGACTGCGCAGCGACAACCCTCCCGCTGCACTACTGCTACGGGCTGTCCGTGGTGCACTCTCACCTGAGCCGGGGTGCCAGCATCGCGCTCACCGACCTCTCGGTCGTCGACGAGTGCTTCTGGAACCTCTTCCGGGCCGCGAGAGCCACCACGCTGGCCGGCGTCCCCTACACGTTCGAGCTCCTCGAGCGCGTGCGTTTCGGCTCGATGGACCTCCCCAGCCTGCGCTACGTCACCCAGGCCGGGGGTCGGCTCGACCCCGAGCAGGTCCGCCACTGGGCCGAGGTGGGCCAGGCCCGCGGCTGGGACCTCTTCGTCATGTACGGCCAGACCGAGGCAACGGCCCGGATGGCCTACCTCCCTCCGCGGCTGGCACTCGAGCAGCCGGCGTCCATCGGGGTGCCCGTCCCCGGGGGGTCCCTCGAGGTGGTCGACGGGGAGCTCGTGTACTCCGGCCCGAACGTGATGCTCGGCTATGCCGACTCCCCTGCGGACCTCGCCCTGCCCCGCACGGTCGAGCGACTCCGGACGGGCGACCTCGGCCGACGGACGGAGGCCGGCGTCTACGAGGTGACTGGGCGGAGCAGCCGCTTCACCAAGGTCCTCGGCCACCGCATCGACCTCGACCAGGTCGAGCGCGGGCTGCGACTCGGTGGCCACGACGTCCGGTGCGCCGGCCGCGAGGGGCTGCTCGCGGTCACGGTCGCCGCCGGTGAGGTTGGCCCGGGGTTGGTGGACCACGGGGCGCTGCGCCGGTCGGCCGCCCGCCTGAGCGGCGCCCCGCCCTCGGCGATCGCCGTCGTCGCGGTCCCGGAGCAGCCGGTCCGAGCCAACGGCAAGACGGACTACGCGGCGGTGCTGTCGCTGGTCGAGCAGCTTCGGGACCGAACCGACGGCTCCGCGACGGCGCGGACGGACACGGTCGCTGCCCTCTACGCGGCAGCCCTCGGCCGGTCTCAGGTCGCGCCGTCCTCGACGTTCGTCACGCTGGGGGGCGACTCCTTGTCCTACGTCGAGGTGTCCATCCGCCTCGAGCAGCTGCTCGGGACCCTGCCTCCGTCGTGGCACGTCACGCCAGTTGCAGAGCTCGAGGAGGCCGCCGCGCGACGGCCCGCGGCGACGCACCGAACCGTCGAGACCAACGTGTGGCTCAGGGCCTTGGCCATCGTGCTCATCGTCGGCACCCACGCCGACGTCTTCGTCCTCCAGGGCACGGCGCACGCGCTCCTCGTGCTCGTCGGCTACAACGTCGTGCGCTTCGCCCTCGCCTCGGAGCGCGCGCGCGACCGCCTGCGTTCGCTGGCCCGCGGCGCAACCCGGGTCGTCCTGCCGACCCTGGCCGTCGTCGTGCCGGCGCATCTGTTCGGTGGCTACTACGAGACGCGCAACCTCTTCCTCGCCAACTGGCTCCTCGGCGAGGAGCGCCTGGGCCCGCCGTGGCGGTTCTGGTTCATCGAGGCCCTCGTCGTGGCGCTCGTCGTGGCCATGGGCCTCGTGGCCGTCCCGGCGGTGGCTCGCGCCGAGCGGCGCTGGCCCCTCGGACTGCCGCTGGCGCTCACCGCCCTGGCCTTCACGCTGCGCCTGCCGCTCTTCCCCCTTCCCGGTCCGCGCATGCAGGGCTCGGCCCTCGTCGTCCTCTTCCTCTTCTTCCTCGGCTGGTCGATCGCGCGGGCCAGCACCCGGCGCCAGCAGTGGATCGTCACGGCGGTCGCAGTGGTCAGCGTCGGCACGTTCTCCGGCAACCCGGCGCGCGACCTGCTCTCGCTCGCCTTCGTGCTGCTTCTCATCTGGAAGCCGCTCTCGCGGATCCCGGTTGCACTCGTGCCGGTCGTCCAGGTCCTCGCGGCAAGCTCGCTCTACGTCTATGTCATCCACTGGCAGGTGCTCGAGCACCTCTGGGGCGCCCCCGTTCCCGCCTTCGTCGCCTCTCTCGCCGTCGGTGTCGGCTACTGGTGGGTGTGGACGAACGGCGTGGACGCCGTCAGGCGGGGTGTGTCCGGCCTTTCCGCCGGCCGGTCCGCCGCGGGCCGAGAGCCGACGATCGGCCTCTCTGCGGATCTATTGCGCTCATACTAG
- a CDS encoding helix-turn-helix transcriptional regulator: MPFTTGALVGRGSELARLAGAVGLVDSLDGTRGGVAIVSGDAGIGKSRLLLQLTTDADRAGWLTATGHCVGQAGSALAYLPFVELIGLLDRMTPDVVTQVLGSHPSLARLLPRRDGVTGTGGGADSAKEASPGLVAESVHALLTAFGAVRPTLVVIEDVHWADHSSRDLLTLLLTRSFTTPVALVASYRSDDLHRKHPLHETLAVWDRIPHVTHVSLAPLPDAAVDEIVEGIEGVPDDPRTMREITRRAEGNPFFAEELAASAVAGQQVSGGLGRVLRARVERLDETSQAVVRAVSLKGGRFIGHELLSRIMGLPEPVLEAAIAQAVEHHVLETSWPPAYTFRHALLGETAAESLLPGERLRLHKAYAAVLAECPHLAPASELARHAAASGDLPAAVAASRAAAESAMEVGGPQDALFHLEQALSWLEDDAAERDEVTIRASEAATAAGDILRAVRLLKDGIDHPGPRQRDEVRAELLARYATLSRMLDLPVEGLALTSRAVDLLPDEETPRQVLVLIAHVQQLVDAGELDDAVRTGDEVMATAERLGLRESLLEIRTILTRVIEAQQDLDAVEAHLRGLFADVRGTDNPIQLRLTHQLAAVAHRRGDLRGALAHYDEGTRIARRLHQEWAPWGLDCRLLSGLTAYELGDWDDVPSRLALASKVTPQPARALFEAAALGVAVGRGEPVPPSRLSSLREWWYVDGLAVVLTVMPGIDLLGDAGDLTGMLEIACEAAQTLDTAWGKYHASVRLAALVAGQVATLAPRAAPELRERAARTVDDLGRRADQLVAKVIRTSQGTGWDPTDVDVLGESSTETWAWARRLRAERLRLAWVLGQEDPPPVEEMLVAWRASVEAFDRLGHVFEAARSRGRLAAALHAAGRDVDSRQVAGSAREVAVRLRARPLLAELDALAPRAPAAATAVELTPRELEVLALVARGLSNGQIGKQLYISTKTVSVHVSNLLAKLGASGRTEAAAIARDRALVP; this comes from the coding sequence ATGCCGTTCACCACCGGGGCCCTGGTCGGCCGGGGCTCGGAGCTGGCCCGCCTCGCGGGTGCCGTCGGGCTCGTCGACTCGCTCGACGGCACCCGCGGCGGCGTGGCCATCGTCTCCGGGGATGCCGGCATCGGCAAGTCGCGGCTGCTCCTGCAGCTGACCACGGACGCGGACCGGGCCGGGTGGCTCACCGCGACGGGCCACTGTGTCGGGCAGGCCGGTAGTGCCCTCGCCTACCTCCCGTTCGTGGAGCTCATCGGCCTGCTCGACCGCATGACCCCTGACGTCGTCACCCAGGTCCTCGGCTCACACCCGAGCCTGGCCCGGCTCCTCCCACGCAGGGACGGCGTCACGGGAACAGGGGGAGGCGCCGACTCGGCGAAGGAGGCCAGCCCCGGCCTCGTCGCCGAGTCGGTCCATGCCCTCCTCACGGCCTTCGGGGCCGTCCGGCCGACTCTCGTCGTCATCGAGGACGTGCACTGGGCGGACCACTCGTCGCGCGACCTGCTCACCCTCCTGCTCACCCGCTCCTTCACGACTCCGGTCGCCCTGGTCGCCAGCTACCGCTCCGACGACCTCCACCGCAAGCACCCGCTGCACGAGACGCTGGCCGTGTGGGACCGCATCCCGCACGTGACGCATGTCAGCCTCGCGCCGCTCCCCGACGCCGCCGTGGACGAGATCGTCGAGGGGATCGAGGGGGTCCCGGACGACCCGCGCACCATGCGAGAGATCACCCGGCGGGCAGAGGGCAACCCGTTCTTCGCCGAGGAGCTCGCGGCGAGCGCCGTGGCGGGCCAGCAGGTGAGCGGCGGGCTGGGCCGGGTCCTGCGCGCCCGCGTCGAGCGCCTCGACGAGACGTCCCAAGCAGTCGTGCGAGCGGTCTCCCTCAAGGGTGGCCGGTTCATCGGCCACGAGCTGCTGTCCCGGATCATGGGCCTGCCCGAGCCGGTGCTCGAGGCGGCGATCGCCCAGGCGGTCGAGCACCACGTCCTCGAGACGAGCTGGCCTCCCGCCTACACCTTCCGCCATGCGCTCCTCGGTGAGACCGCGGCCGAGTCCCTCCTCCCGGGGGAGCGTCTCCGGCTCCACAAGGCGTATGCCGCTGTGCTCGCCGAGTGCCCACACCTGGCTCCGGCGTCGGAGCTGGCTCGCCACGCCGCCGCGAGCGGGGACCTCCCTGCCGCGGTGGCCGCGAGCCGCGCTGCCGCCGAGTCGGCGATGGAGGTCGGCGGGCCGCAGGATGCGCTGTTCCACCTCGAGCAGGCGCTGAGCTGGCTGGAGGACGATGCTGCCGAGCGCGACGAGGTGACGATCCGGGCGTCGGAGGCGGCCACTGCGGCGGGTGACATCCTGCGCGCGGTCCGGTTGCTCAAGGACGGCATCGACCATCCCGGGCCGCGGCAGCGGGACGAGGTCCGCGCCGAGCTCCTGGCGCGCTACGCCACGCTCTCGCGGATGCTCGACCTGCCGGTGGAGGGCCTCGCCCTGACCTCCCGGGCCGTGGACCTGCTCCCGGACGAGGAGACGCCGCGACAGGTGCTCGTGCTCATCGCGCACGTCCAGCAGCTCGTCGATGCGGGCGAGCTGGACGATGCGGTCCGCACGGGAGACGAGGTGATGGCGACGGCCGAGCGCCTCGGACTGCGCGAGTCGCTCCTCGAGATCCGCACGATCCTCACCCGGGTCATCGAGGCTCAGCAGGACCTGGACGCCGTCGAGGCCCATCTGCGGGGGCTGTTCGCTGACGTGCGGGGCACGGACAACCCGATCCAGCTGCGGCTGACTCACCAGCTCGCCGCGGTGGCCCACCGCCGTGGCGACCTCCGTGGCGCCCTCGCCCACTACGACGAGGGCACCCGCATCGCCCGCCGCCTGCACCAGGAGTGGGCTCCCTGGGGCCTCGACTGTCGCCTGCTCAGCGGGCTCACCGCCTACGAGCTGGGTGACTGGGACGACGTCCCGAGCCGGCTGGCCCTCGCCTCGAAGGTGACCCCGCAACCAGCTCGGGCCCTCTTCGAGGCCGCGGCGCTCGGCGTGGCGGTGGGTCGAGGGGAGCCGGTCCCACCGAGCCGCCTGTCGTCCCTGCGCGAGTGGTGGTACGTCGACGGGCTCGCGGTGGTGCTCACGGTCATGCCCGGAATCGACCTGCTCGGCGATGCCGGCGATCTGACCGGCATGCTGGAGATCGCCTGTGAGGCGGCGCAGACCCTCGACACGGCGTGGGGCAAGTACCACGCGAGCGTGCGGCTGGCCGCCCTGGTCGCCGGGCAGGTGGCGACACTCGCTCCGCGCGCCGCTCCCGAGCTCCGGGAGCGGGCCGCACGCACGGTCGACGACCTGGGGAGGCGGGCCGACCAGCTCGTGGCCAAGGTGATCCGCACCTCCCAGGGCACGGGCTGGGACCCGACCGACGTCGATGTGCTCGGCGAGTCCAGCACCGAGACCTGGGCGTGGGCCAGGCGGCTCCGCGCCGAACGGCTGCGCCTCGCTTGGGTGCTGGGGCAGGAGGACCCCCCGCCTGTGGAGGAGATGCTCGTCGCGTGGCGGGCGTCGGTGGAGGCCTTCGACCGCCTGGGGCACGTCTTCGAGGCAGCCCGGTCCCGCGGGCGGCTCGCCGCGGCGCTCCACGCCGCGGGTCGTGACGTCGATTCGCGGCAGGTCGCCGGGTCGGCCCGCGAGGTCGCGGTGCGGCTTCGGGCACGACCGCTCCTGGCCGAGCTCGACGCCCTGGCCCCCCGCGCACCGGCCGCTGCCACGGCCGTCGAGCTGACCCCGCGCGAGCTCGAGGTCCTCGCCCTGGTCGCACGAGGGCTGTCCAACGGCCAGATCGGCAAGCAGCTCTACATCAGCACCAAGACGGTGAGCGTCCACGTCTCCAACCTGCTCGCCAAGCTCGGGGCCTCGGGCCGCACCGAGGCGGCCGCCATTGCGCGCGACCGGGCCCTCGTGCCCTGA
- a CDS encoding tryptophanase, protein MDDAPFTTIIEPFRIHSVEPLTMTTRAERQDHLRTAGYNLFQLRAQHVLIDLLTDSGTGAMSRDQWAAIQHGDESYAGSPSYYVFVDAVRELFPFEHVIPVHQGRAAEKILFSALGGAGKVVPNNTHFDTTRANVEASGASAVDLVIAEGRDPVSDHPFKGNMDLAALEALLAARADDVPCVMVTITNNSGGGQPVSLENLRGVREICDRYGKPLYLDACRFAENAWFIREREEGQGDRDVSDIVREISGLADGMTMSAKKDPMGNIGGWLAMNDDDLAQRCRNTLILTEGFPTYGGLAGRDLEALAQGLREVVQHDYLRYRIRSTAYLGEALVKLGVPVLTPIGGHAVYIDARALAPHLSPLEYPGQAVAVALYELGGIRSCEIGTVMFGRQADGTEQPASMELVRLAIPRRTYTQSHIDYVIEVCERLAAVAPSLPGYRITSEPPVLRHFTASFEPLR, encoded by the coding sequence ATGGACGACGCCCCCTTCACGACGATCATCGAGCCCTTCCGGATCCACTCCGTGGAGCCGCTGACGATGACCACCCGAGCCGAGCGGCAGGACCACCTGCGGACGGCCGGGTACAACCTCTTCCAGCTGCGCGCCCAGCACGTCCTCATCGACCTGCTGACCGACTCGGGCACCGGTGCGATGAGCCGCGACCAGTGGGCGGCCATCCAGCACGGCGACGAGTCCTATGCCGGCTCACCCTCGTACTACGTCTTCGTCGACGCCGTCCGGGAGCTGTTCCCCTTCGAGCACGTCATCCCGGTGCACCAGGGCCGGGCCGCGGAGAAGATCCTCTTCTCCGCCCTCGGTGGGGCCGGGAAGGTCGTGCCCAACAACACCCACTTCGACACGACGCGCGCCAACGTCGAGGCGAGCGGCGCGAGCGCCGTCGACCTCGTCATCGCCGAGGGACGCGACCCGGTGAGCGACCACCCCTTCAAGGGGAACATGGACCTCGCCGCCCTCGAGGCGCTCCTCGCCGCACGCGCCGACGACGTCCCGTGCGTCATGGTGACGATCACGAACAACAGCGGCGGCGGGCAGCCGGTCTCCCTCGAGAACCTTCGCGGCGTCCGGGAGATCTGCGACCGCTACGGCAAGCCGCTGTACCTCGACGCGTGCCGGTTCGCCGAGAACGCGTGGTTCATCCGCGAGCGCGAGGAGGGCCAGGGCGACCGCGACGTCAGCGACATCGTCCGCGAGATCTCCGGACTCGCCGACGGCATGACGATGAGCGCGAAGAAGGACCCGATGGGCAACATCGGCGGCTGGCTCGCGATGAACGACGACGACCTGGCGCAGCGGTGCCGCAACACCCTCATCCTCACCGAGGGCTTCCCGACCTACGGCGGGCTCGCCGGGCGCGACCTCGAGGCCCTCGCCCAGGGGCTGCGCGAGGTGGTGCAGCACGACTACCTCCGCTACCGGATCCGCTCGACCGCCTACCTCGGCGAGGCGCTCGTCAAGCTCGGCGTGCCGGTGCTGACCCCGATCGGTGGGCACGCCGTCTACATCGACGCCCGAGCCCTCGCCCCGCACCTCTCGCCGCTCGAGTACCCGGGTCAGGCCGTGGCCGTGGCGCTCTACGAGCTGGGCGGGATCCGGTCCTGCGAGATCGGGACCGTCATGTTCGGCCGACAGGCCGACGGCACCGAGCAGCCCGCGTCGATGGAGCTCGTCCGGCTCGCCATCCCGCGGCGGACCTACACGCAGAGCCACATCGACTACGTCATCGAGGTGTGTGAACGGCTGGCCGCGGTGGCGCCGTCGCTGCCCGGCTACCGGATCACGTCGGAGCCGCCGGTCCTGCGCCACTTCACGGCGTCCTTCGAACCCCTGAGGTGA
- a CDS encoding Lrp/AsnC family transcriptional regulator yields the protein MMGAVDRVDWHILSELQADARLSFNELSRRVKLSAPAVADRVRRLEEAGVIVGYHAQVDLERAGRPVRAVVVMDCYGPTCLLRDPEVAAWPEVQELYRVTGPGCSVLVVATASMDAFEDLIDRLARYGRPSSSMILADQLPWSPVQPVPSP from the coding sequence ATGATGGGTGCCGTGGACCGCGTCGACTGGCACATCCTCTCCGAGCTCCAGGCGGATGCCCGGCTGTCGTTCAACGAGCTGTCCCGACGGGTGAAGCTGTCCGCCCCTGCAGTGGCCGACCGCGTGCGCCGGCTCGAGGAGGCCGGCGTCATCGTCGGTTACCACGCACAGGTGGACCTCGAGCGGGCCGGTCGCCCGGTCCGGGCCGTCGTCGTCATGGACTGCTACGGACCCACCTGCCTCCTGCGCGACCCCGAGGTCGCCGCATGGCCGGAGGTGCAGGAGCTCTACCGGGTGACCGGACCCGGATGCTCGGTGCTCGTCGTGGCGACGGCGTCGATGGACGCCTTCGAGGACCTGATCGACCGGCTGGCCCGATACGGCCGGCCGAGCAGCAGCATGATCCTCGCCGACCAGCTGCCCTGGAGCCCCGTTCAACCCGTCCCCTCCCCCTGA
- a CDS encoding tyrosine phenol-lyase: MPAIAEPYRIKMVEPITMTTREQREAAIRAAGYNTFLLRSDDVYIDLLTDSGTSAMSDRQWSAMMMGDEAYAGARSFDHLVESVRENYGFPLVCPTHQGRGAEHLISKILITPGQHVPGNMYFTTTRVHQELAGGTFHDVIIDEAHDPASRHPFKGNVDLDKFQALIDEVGADQIAYINVAVTVNMAGGQPVSMANIRAVREICDRYGIILWSDATRLAENAWFIQEREDGYAGRPVAEIVREMLSHFDGITMSGKKDCLVNIGGFLAMRDEAILTKARELVVVYEGMPTYGGLAGRDLDAMAVGLREALDDDYLTHRIGQVRYLGERLQAAGVPIVEPIGGHAVFIDAAAFLDHLSQDELPAQTLAAEIFLDSGVRSMERGIVSAGRDADGNNRYPKLELVRLTIPRRVYTNSHMDVVADSVIRVFQRRREIQGLTFVYESPTLRFFTSRFEPLAAEAALEEGRPEPALAGA, encoded by the coding sequence ATGCCAGCCATTGCCGAGCCGTACCGGATCAAGATGGTCGAACCGATCACGATGACGACCCGGGAGCAGCGCGAGGCCGCCATCCGCGCGGCGGGATACAACACCTTCCTGCTCCGCAGCGACGACGTCTACATCGACCTGCTGACGGACTCCGGCACCTCGGCGATGAGCGACCGCCAGTGGAGCGCGATGATGATGGGCGACGAGGCCTACGCCGGCGCACGCTCGTTCGACCACCTCGTCGAGTCGGTGCGCGAGAACTACGGCTTCCCCCTGGTGTGCCCGACGCACCAGGGCCGGGGCGCGGAGCACCTGATCTCCAAGATCCTCATCACGCCCGGCCAGCACGTCCCCGGCAACATGTACTTCACCACCACCCGCGTCCACCAGGAGCTCGCCGGCGGCACCTTCCACGACGTGATCATCGACGAGGCCCACGACCCCGCCTCGCGCCACCCGTTCAAGGGGAACGTCGACCTCGACAAGTTCCAGGCGCTCATCGACGAGGTCGGTGCCGACCAGATCGCCTACATCAACGTCGCCGTGACCGTGAACATGGCTGGGGGCCAGCCGGTCTCGATGGCCAACATCCGGGCCGTCCGCGAGATCTGCGACCGCTACGGCATCATCCTGTGGTCCGACGCGACCCGTCTCGCCGAGAACGCCTGGTTCATCCAGGAGCGCGAGGACGGCTACGCCGGCCGGCCGGTCGCCGAGATCGTCCGCGAGATGCTCTCCCATTTCGACGGCATCACGATGTCCGGCAAGAAGGACTGCCTCGTCAACATCGGCGGCTTCCTCGCCATGCGCGACGAGGCGATCCTCACCAAGGCCCGGGAGCTCGTCGTCGTCTACGAGGGCATGCCGACGTACGGCGGCCTGGCTGGTCGGGATCTCGACGCGATGGCCGTCGGGCTCCGCGAGGCGCTCGACGACGACTACCTGACCCACCGCATCGGCCAGGTCCGCTACCTCGGTGAGCGGCTCCAGGCGGCCGGCGTGCCGATCGTCGAGCCCATCGGCGGTCACGCAGTGTTCATCGACGCGGCAGCGTTCCTCGACCACCTGTCGCAGGACGAGCTCCCCGCACAGACCCTCGCCGCCGAGATCTTCCTCGACTCCGGCGTTCGCAGCATGGAGCGCGGCATCGTGTCCGCCGGCCGCGACGCCGACGGCAACAACCGCTACCCCAAGCTCGAGCTGGTCCGGCTCACGATCCCCCGGCGCGTCTACACGAACTCCCACATGGACGTCGTCGCCGACTCCGTGATCCGGGTCTTCCAGCGGCGCCGGGAGATCCAGGGCCTGACGTTCGTCTACGAGTCCCCCACGCTCCGCTTCTTCACCTCACGCTTCGAACCGCTCGCGGCCGAGGCTGCCCTGGAGGAAGGGAGGCCCGAACCGGCGCTCGCGGGCGCCTGA
- a CDS encoding tryptophan-rich sensory protein, with translation MTTQPTPSPTRSPTIRSQNGPAEPNDGRTALVTGASGYIGGQLVPRLLAEGWQVRVLTRRAGSLDARPWARDVEVVVGDVADRGDLGKALSGIRTAYYLVHSMDDEPDFAERDREAADTFGSAARDAGVQRIVYLGGLHPAGEELSPHLASRVEVGRILLESGVPTAVLQAAVVLGDGSVSFDMLRHLTTRLPAMVAPKWLDNRIQPIAVDDVITLLAGAADLPADANRTFDIGGPDVLTYREMIQRFAAVTGMRQRVVVTIPVLTPRLASHWVGLVTPIGAGIAKPLVGSLVHEVVAKESDLLELVPVPGGLTGFDDAVRRAMEGTTPDTALRNLALTGAAVTAAAVVGSLATQPDSRWYRSLDLPAWQPPKATFPIVWSLLYADLAASTAATLTGLDREGEGAARKRRTYLAAVGANLALNAGWSVVFWRARRPGAAALESAVLTASGADLARRSAAVNPVAGRALVPYVAWCGFATVLSAAIERRNRR, from the coding sequence TTGACCACCCAGCCCACTCCCAGCCCGACACGCAGCCCGACCATCCGCTCGCAGAACGGCCCGGCCGAGCCGAACGACGGCCGAACCGCGCTGGTGACCGGCGCCTCCGGCTACATCGGCGGCCAGCTCGTCCCCCGGCTGCTCGCCGAGGGCTGGCAGGTCCGGGTCCTGACCCGACGGGCCGGGTCGCTCGACGCCCGCCCGTGGGCGAGGGACGTCGAGGTCGTCGTGGGGGACGTCGCGGACCGCGGCGACCTCGGGAAGGCGCTCAGCGGCATACGGACGGCGTACTACCTCGTGCACTCGATGGACGACGAGCCGGACTTCGCCGAGCGCGACCGGGAGGCGGCGGACACCTTCGGCTCCGCGGCGCGGGACGCCGGCGTGCAACGCATCGTCTACCTCGGCGGGCTCCACCCCGCCGGCGAGGAGCTGTCACCGCATCTCGCCTCCCGCGTCGAGGTGGGGCGCATCCTGCTCGAGTCAGGGGTGCCCACGGCCGTGCTGCAGGCGGCCGTCGTCCTCGGCGACGGGTCGGTCTCCTTCGACATGCTGCGCCACCTGACCACCCGCCTTCCCGCGATGGTGGCGCCGAAGTGGCTCGACAACCGGATCCAGCCCATCGCCGTCGACGACGTCATCACGCTGCTGGCCGGCGCGGCCGACCTGCCCGCTGACGCGAACCGGACCTTCGACATCGGCGGCCCGGACGTGCTGACCTATCGGGAGATGATCCAGCGCTTCGCCGCCGTGACAGGAATGCGTCAGCGGGTCGTCGTGACGATCCCCGTCCTCACCCCACGCCTCGCCAGCCACTGGGTCGGCCTCGTCACCCCGATCGGCGCCGGCATCGCCAAACCCCTCGTCGGCAGCCTCGTCCACGAGGTCGTCGCCAAGGAGTCGGACCTGCTCGAGCTCGTCCCCGTGCCCGGAGGGCTCACCGGCTTCGACGACGCGGTGCGACGGGCGATGGAGGGGACCACGCCGGACACGGCACTGCGCAACCTCGCACTCACCGGTGCGGCTGTCACGGCTGCCGCGGTCGTGGGTTCGCTCGCCACCCAGCCCGACTCACGGTGGTATCGCAGTCTCGACCTGCCGGCCTGGCAACCGCCGAAGGCGACCTTCCCCATCGTCTGGAGTCTCCTCTACGCGGACCTCGCCGCCTCCACCGCGGCGACGCTCACCGGCCTCGACCGCGAGGGCGAGGGGGCGGCACGGAAGCGCCGGACGTACCTCGCCGCGGTGGGCGCCAACCTCGCCCTCAACGCGGGGTGGAGCGTCGTCTTCTGGCGGGCCCGGAGGCCTGGGGCCGCCGCCCTCGAGTCGGCCGTCCTGACCGCGAGCGGAGCGGACCTGGCGCGCCGTTCCGCTGCGGTCAACCCGGTCGCCGGCCGGGCCCTCGTGCCCTACGTGGCGTGGTGCGGCTTCGCCACGGTGCTCAGCGCGGCGATCGAACGACGCAACCGTCGATGA